ACCACGTCGTGCTCCTCCGCCAACGCACCAGAAGTCGACTCCAGCACCACGCACCCCTTCCGAGAGCCTTGCCGCTGCACCCTACGATGCGACAGTGGACCCAGCCGACGAGACCGCCGCCCACGCGGTCCGGGGGCCCTTCGAGCTCGCCCCCTTCGGGGCCACCCGCCTGTCGCCCGCACGGGTCGGCGACCCGGCGTCGGCCCGGCTCCTCGCACGACCCCACCGTGCCGTCACCGAGCGCATCCAGCGCTGGCGCCGCCTCGGCAACCTGACCCAGGACGAGGCGCCCGCGCTCTACGTCCACGAGTACAGCAGCCAGGGGCTCACCGTCCGCGCTCTCGTGGGGCTCGCGGACCTCGTGCCCGGTACCGGTACGCCGGCGATCCGCCCCCACGAGCACGTCGATCGCCACCAGGCGGTCGAGCTCGCCGGCCGCATGCGGGCGATGCGGGTCAATCCCGCTCCCCTGCTCCTCGTCCACCGCGGGACGACCGAGGCACGGGCCGCGATCGACAGCGCCTCTCCGGGGACGCCCGACACCGACTTCATCGACCGGGCCGGCCAGCGGCACCAGTACTGGCGCGTCACCGACCCCGACCTCCAGGCACACCTGGTCGAGACGCACCGTGCCGCCGAGCTGGTGGTCGCCGACGGCCACCACCGCCTGGCCGCCTACCAGCAGCTGCAGCGCAGCGAGCCCGGCACCGGCTGGGAGCGCGGCCTCGTCATGATCGTCGACCAGACCGCCACCCCCCTGTTCCTCGGCGCGATCCACCGGGTCGTGCGCGGCATCGACGCCGACGCGCTCGTCGACGTCGCCCGGAGCGTCCCCTCGGCACGGCTCCGGGACCTCACGGCCGACCAGCAGCTGCGCGCGCTCGGCCCGCAGACCATGGTGGTGACCGACGGGGACCGGTCGTGGGCCGTCGACGTCGACCCCGGCGTGCTCCCGGTCGAGGTGCTCCACCGCGACCTGCTGAGCGCCGTGCCCCAGCACGTCGTGGAGCACCACCACTCCGCCGAGAGCGCGCTGGCGCGCCTCGTCTCGCCGGCGCGCCAGGACGAACCGCGCCTCGTCGTCCTCGTCCCCACCGTCGGGTACGACGCGCTCGCCCGCACCGTCGCAGCGGGACGTCTCCTGCCGGAGAAGGCCACGTCCTTCCAGCCCAAGCCCAGCATCGGCGCCATGATGCGCGTGCTCTGACGCATCGCGTCTCGGCCGACCACGTGGCCGTTCCAGGTTGTTGCGCGTAGAAATGAAAGTAGGGGTTGTCGTGACCCGAAGGTCACGACAACCCCTACTAGAAGAAATGTCCGGCGGCGTCCTACTCTCCCACGACCTCTCGATCGCAGTACCATCGGCGCTGAAAGGCTTAACTTCCGGGTTCGGAATGGGACCGGGTGTTTCCCTCTCGCTATGACCGCCGTAACTCTATTGACTTGACACCCACCCGCCCACCACCAACAACCCCCAACAAGGGGCCGTCGATGGTTCGGATGTGCATGGTGTGTTGTCTCAGACACCAGACAGTGGACGCGAACACTCACAAAAAGTTTCTCAATAACGCTTCGGCAGCACACACAGATTCTGCATGTCCTCTTCACAACACCCCGAACGGGGTTTGTGTGGTGATGATGGCTTGTAAGACAAGCCCTCGGCCTATTAGTACCGGTCGGCTAGGCATCACTGCTGTACACCTCCGGCCTATCAACCCAGTCATCTACTGGGGGCCTTAACCCATCAAGTGGGTGGGAAACCTCATCTTGAAACGTGCTTCCCGCTTAGATGCATTCAGCGGTTATCACTCCCGAACGTAGCTAACCAGCCGTGCCCTTGGCAGAACAACTGGCACACCAGAGGTTCGTCCATCCCGGTCCTCTCGTACTAGGGACAGCCTTTCTCAAGTTTCCTACGCGCGCGGCGGATAGGGACCGAACTGTCTCACGACGTTCTAAACCCAGCTCGCGTGCCGCTTTAATGGGCGAACAGCCCAACCCTTGGGACCTACTCCAGCCCCAGGATGCGACGAGCCGACATCGAGGTGCCAAACCATCCCGTCGATATGGACTCTTGGGGAAGATCAGCCTGTTATCCCCGGGGTACCTTTTATCCGTTGAGCGACGCCGCTTCCACATGCCAGCGCCGGATCACTAGTTCCGACTTTCGTCCCTGCTCGACATGTCTGTCTCACAGTCAAGCTCCCTTGTGCACTTACACTCAACACCTGATTGCCAACCAGGCTGAGGGAACCTTTGAGCGCCTCCGTTACATTTTAGGAGGCAACCGCCCCAGTTAAACTACCCATCAGGCACTGTCCCTGATCCAGATAATGGACCTAGGTTAGACATCTAGTACGACCAGAGTGGTATTTCAACGATGACTCCACCCCAACTGGCGTCGAGGTTTCACAGTCTCCCACCTATCCTACACAAGCCGAACCAAACACCAATACCAAACTATAGTAAAGGTCCCGGGGTCTTTCCGTCCTGCCGCGCGTAACGAGCATCTTTACTCGTAGTGCAATTTCGCCGAGTCCACGGTTGAGACAGCGCCCAAGTCGTTACTCCATTCGTGCAGGTCGGAACTTACCCGACAAGGAATTTCGCTACCTTAGGATGGTTATAGTTACCACCGCCGTTTACTGGGGCTTAAGTTCTCAGCTTCGACACCGAAGTGTCTAACCGGTCCCCTTAACCTTCCAGCACCGGGCAGGAGTCAGTCCGTATACATCGTCTTACAACTTCGCACGGACCTGTGTTTTTAATAAACAGTCGCTTGGGCCTGGTCTCTGCGGCCATCACCGCTACCACCAGCAAGTGGTGTCACGGATCCGGCCCCCCTTCTCCCGAAGTTACGGGGGCATTTTGCCGAGTTCCTTAACCATGGTTCGCTCGATCGCCTTGGTATTCTCTACCTGATCACCTGAGTCGGTTTGGGGTACGGGCGGCTCGTAACTCGCTAGAGGTTTTTCTCGACAGCATAGGATCATCGGCTTCCCCCATACGGGGTCCCCATCAAGTCTCAGGATCGTGATCAAACACAACCACCCGGATTTGCCTAAGTGGTTCCCTACACTCTTAGCCACGGAACAACCATCGCCGTGGTCCGACTACCTTCCTGCGTCACCCCATCACTTGACTAATACCAGCTCGGGTCCCGCGCTACGCCCGCGCGCCTCACCCCGAAGGGATCAGTCACACGGGTTTCGGACGGTTAGCATCACCAGGTTCGTCATGGGCGCTACTTCGCCGGTACGGGAATATCAACCCGTTGTCCATCGACTACGCCTGTCGGCCTCGCCTTAGGTCCCGACTTACCCAGGGCAGATTAGCTTGACCCTGGAACCCTTGATCATTCGGCGCACGTGTTTCTCACACGTGATTCGCTACTCATGCCTGCATTCTCACTCGTGTCGCATCCACGGCTGGATCACTCCGCCGCTTCACCCGCGACACGACGCTCCCCTACCCATCCACACACCCGTTAAGGCTCCTCACTCAAGAGGATGTGAATGCCATAGCTTCGGCGGATGACTTGAGCCCCGCTACATTGTCGGCGCGGAATCACTTGACCAGTGAGCTATTACGCACTCTTTCAAGGGTGGCTGCTTCCAAGCCAACCTCCTGGTTGTCACTGCGACTCCACATCCTTTTCCACTTAGTCACCGCTTAGGGGCCTTAGCTGATGGTCTGGGCTGTTTCCCTCTCGACTACGGAGCTTATCCCCCGCAGTCTCACTGCTACGCTCTCACGCCACGGCATTCGGAGTTTGGTTAACGTCAGTAACCTGGTCGGGCCCATCGGCTATCCAGTGCTCTACCTCCGAGGCGAAACACGTAACGCTGCACCTAAATGCATTTCGGGGAGAACCAGCTATCACGGAGTTTGATTGGCCTTTCACCCCTATCCACAGGTCATCCCCTCCATTTTCAACTGAAGTGGGTTCGGTCCTCCACGCAGTCTTACCCACGCTTCAACCTGCCCATGGATAGATCACTCCGCTTCGGGTCTTGATCGTGCTACTAAGTAGCCCTATTCGGACTCGCTTTCGCTACGGCTTCCCCACACGGGTTAACCTCGCAACACAACGCAAACTCGCAGGCTCATTCTTCAAAAGGCACGCTATCACCCCGACAAGTCAAGGCTCTAACGGATTGTAGGCACACGGTTTCAGGTACTATTTCACTCCCCGCCAGGGGTACTTTTCATCTTTCCCTCACGGTACTTGTCCGCTATCGGTCACCGAGGAGTATTTAGGCTTAACGGGTGGTCCCGCCAGATTCACACGGAATTTCAGGGGTTCCGTGTTACTTGGGAATACGTCCACACAGCCAGAGCTTTACGTCTACGGGGCTATCACCCTCTACGGCCCCACTTTCCAATGGGCTTCGACTTCGACTCTGGTTTCTTACTGTGCGACCGGCCGGCAGACCGATCAAAACGCACCCCACAACCCCACATACGCAACCCCTGCCGGGTATCACACGTACATGGTTTAGCCTCTTCCGCTTTCGCTCGCCACTACTCACGGAATCACTGTTGTTTTCTCTTCCTACCGGTACTGAGATGTTTCACTTCCCGGTGTTCCCTCCACACACCCTATATATTCAGGTGCAGGTAACTGGACATGACTCCAGCTGGGTTTCCCCATTCGGACATCCCCGGATCAACGCTCGGTTGCCAACTCCCCAGGGCTTATCGCAGGCTCCAACGTCCTTCATCGGCTCTCGGTGCCAAGACATCCACCATGTGCCCTTAATAGCTTGTCAAACAAACCACAACACAACACAACCCCCAATCAAAGGGCATATGCTGCGAAAAGAAACGCTGCAAAATCTATCGCAAACTACCAAGCACTATTAATAAGATGCTCGCGTCCACTGTCCAGTTCTCAAACAACACACCCACCAACCCCCCACCACCAACCAACCGGCCAGATGACGGGACAAAGGAGGCAACCCCACCCCATGAGGAGCAGAGCCCTTGGTACTGAAGTATCACTCGCGTGATCCCTCAGGACCCAACAGTGCGCCACACAGACAAACCCCCACCCCGACAACCCACACCCTCCACACAACACCCCCAGCAAAACCGGGAGCACTGCAGTACTAGCGCGGGACCACCAGAGAAACAGGCAAGTCCTTCATCGACGATTCCACAAAAGAGCCGCCACACAATTAAAGGCCCCCACACCATTGTTGGTGCGAGCAGCACGACGTGTGACTGATAAAAGCTCCTTAGAAAGGAGGTGATCCAGCCGCACCTTCCGGTACGGCTACCTTGTTACGACTTCGTCCCAATCGCCAGCCCCACCTTCGACGGCTCCCTCCCACAAGGGGTTAGGCCACCGGCTTCGGGTGTTGCCGACTTTCGTGACGTGACGGGCGGTGTGTACAAGGCCCGGGAACGTATTCACCGCAGCGTTGCTGATCTGCGATTACTAGCGACTCCGACTTCATGGGGTCGAGTTGCAGACCCCAATCCGAACTGAGACCGGCTTTTTGGGATTCGCTCCCCCTCACGGGATCGCAGCCCTTTGTACCGGCCATTGTAGCATGCGTGAAGCCCTGGACATAAGGGGCATGATGACTTGACGTCATCCCCACCTTCCTCCGAGTTGACCCCGGCAGTCTCCTATGAGTCCCCACCACCCCGAAGGGCGTGCTGGCAACATAGGACGAGGGTTGCGCTCGTTGCGGGACTTAACCCAACATCTCACGACACGAGCTGACGACAGCCATGCACCACCTGTACACCGGCCAAAAGGAGGCCACATCTCTGCAGCTTTCCGGCGTATGTCAAACCCAGGTAAGGTTCTTCGCGTTGCATCGAATTAATCCGCATGCTCCGCCGCTTGTGCGGGCCCCCGTCAATTCCTTTGAGTTTTAGCCTTGCGGCCGTACTCCCCAGGCGGGGCGCTTAATGCGTTAGCTGCGGCACGGAACCCGTGGAATGGATCCCACACCTAGCGCCCAACGTTTACGGTGTGGACTACCAGGGTATCTAATCCTGTTCGCTCCCCACACTTTCGCTCCTCAGCGTCAGGTAATGCCCAGAGAACCGCCTTCGCCACCGGTGTTCCTCCTGATATCTGCGCATTTCACCGCTACACCAGGAATTCCATTCTCCCCTGCATACCTCTAGTCTGCCCGTATCGGAAGCAAGCCAGGTGTTAAGCACCTGGTTTTCACTCCCGACGCGACAAACCGCCTACGAGCCCTTTACGCCCAATAATTCCGGACAACGCTCGGACCCTACGTATTACCGCGGCTGCTGGCACGTAGTTGGCCGGTCCTTCTTCTCCCCTTACCGTCACTTGCGCTTCGTCAGAGGTGAAAGAGGTTTACAACCCGAAGGCCGTCATCCCTCACGCGGCGTTGCTGGATCAGGCTTTCGCCCATTGTCCAATATTCCCCACTGCTGCCTCCCGTAGGAGTCTGGGCCGTGTCTCAGTCCCAGTGTGGCCGGTCACCCTCTCAGGCCGGCTACCCGTCGAAGCCTTGGTGAGCCACTACCTCACCAACAAGCTGATAGGCCGCGAGCACATCCCTCACCACTAAACGCTTTCCACCACACCCCATGCGAGACGTGGTCATATCAAGTATTAGCCGCAGCTTCCCGCGGTTATCCCTGAGTGAGGGGCAGATTACTCACGTGTTACTCACCCGTTCGCCGCTCGAGTACCCCGAAGGGCCTTTCCGCTCGACTTGCATGTGTTAAGCACGCCGCCAGCGTTCGTCCTGAGCCAGGATCAAACTCTCCATTGAAAACAAAACACGAGAAAACCCGTGCTTCAACAATAAACAGAGCCATCTTCCTGACAGAAACAAACACCGACATCCATATAGATATCGATATCATCGTCTCTACCAAAGAAACATCAACCCCACCCAACAACCAACCAAAGCTGGCCACCGAGCAGAGCCGACGAGGCAAAAACAAACAAACTAATTCGTCGACTTATATGACACACTGTTGAGTTCTCAAGAATCACACGCGCACCGCTTGGCCCGGATCTCTCCGACCCCCTCGGGGCAACCCGCAGAAACTTACCGGACCGATTCGAGCTTGTCAACTCGGTCTGACTCGTTCTGCATCGCTTTCCCGGCACACCACTGGACTGGCCTTTCGGCCTTTCCGGCGGGAGCCGCTCGCGGCGACATGGAAAAGATTAGGGGCTGTCCGGCGCGACGTGCAAATCGGATCGGCCTCGAAGCTGTTTCCGCAGGTCAGCGGGTTGTGCGCCGCCGAGGCGCCGCCGGGCGGTAGACGCTGACCGTCGGATCCCCCGCGATCCAGAACCTCCAGGGCCGCTCCGCCTCCCGGCTGACGCCCACCCGTGGGCCGCTGAGAATCATTTCGGGATCGGGCGTGTCGCCCTCCTCGAGCCGGATCCGGCTCCCCTCCTCGAACAGCGGGGTGCCGTCGAACGATCGGTCCACGGCAAGGGCCTGGCACAGGCGCGCCGGCCCCCGGGCGAGGTCGCGATCGGGGGCTCCCCCGCGGCGTACCCGGGCGGTCTCCACTCCCCCGACCACCTCACCGGCCCGCACGAGCGTCCCGCTCGCGACCCCCTCCACGCCGGTCACCACGTTGAGGCAGTGGTGCATGCCGTAGGTGAAGTACACGTAGGCGTGCCCGGCCGGCCCGAACATCGCGGCGTTCCGCGCCGTCTTGCCTCGCCACGCGTGGGACGCGGGGTCGTGCTCCCCGTCGTACGCCTCGACCTCCGTGATGCGGATCCGCACCTCGGGCGTCACGAGCACACACCCCAGCAACGACGGAGCGACCTGCTCCACCGGCCCGGTCAGGCGGTCGAACAGGTCGCTCACGTCGTCGCTCCTCGCGTCGGTCGGCCGCGGGGCGGTCAGGCCAACCGCTCCCGCAGGTGGGTCGCGCGGTCACGCACCTGGCCCAGCTGCTCGGTGACCCGCACGGGCGCGGTACCCCCGATGCCGTCCCTCGATGCGACCGAGCCGTCGATGGTCAGCACCTCCCGCACGCCGGCGTGCAACGCCGGGTGGATGTCGGCGAGGTCGGCGTCGCTGAGGTCGGGCAGGTCGATGCCCGCCGCCTCGCAGCGGCGCACGCACTCGCCGGCCACCTCGTGCGCCACCCGGAAGGGGACGCCCTCCCGCACCAGCCACTCCGCGACGTCGGTCGCGAGCGAGAACCCCTGGGGAGCGAGCTCGGCCATCCGCTCGGTATCGAACCCGAGGGTGGCGACCATCCCCGTGAAGGCGGGCAGCAGCACCTCGAGGGTGTCGACCGTGTCGAACACCGGCTCCTTGTCCTCCTGGAGGTCCCGGTTGTAGGCCAGCGGCAACGCCTTCAGCGTGGCGAGCAGGCCGGCCAGGTCACCGATCAACCGCCCCGCCTTGCCGCGTGCCAGCTCGGCGATGTCGGGGTTCTTCTTCTGGGGCATGATGCTCGACCCGGTCGACCACGAGTCGTGGAGCCGCACGAAGCGGAACTCCGCGGTCGACCAGAGGATGACCTCCTCCGCCAACCGGCTCACGTCCACGCCCACCATCGCTCCCACGAAGGCGAGCTCGGCGACGAAGTCGCGGGCCGCCGTACCGTCGATGGAGTTCGCCGTGGAGCCCGTGAACCCCAGCTCGGCGGCGACCCCGGCGGGGTCGAGGCCGAGGCTCGAGCCCGCCAGGGCGCCGGAGCCGTACGGCGAGTCCGCGGCCACCCGGGCGTCCCAGTCGGCGAGGCGGTCCACGTCGCGCAGCAGGGCCCAGGCGTGGGCGAGCAGGTGGTGGCTCAGCAGCACGGGCTGCGCGTGCTGCAGGTGCGTGCGCCCCGGCATGATCGCGCCGAGGTGCTGCTCGGCCTGGCCCGCGATGGCGTCGACCAGGTCGAGCACCTGCCCCGCGACGACCCGCGCGTGGTCGCGCAGGAACATCTTGAACAGCGTCGCGATCTGGTCGTTGCGCGAGCGACCCGCCCGCAGGCGGCCACCGACGTCGGGACCGACCTCCTCGAGCAGCAGCCGCTCGAGGGCACCGTGCACGTCCTCGTCGGAGGGGTCGGGACGGAGGTCCCCCGCGGCGTACCGCTCCCCCAGCACGTCCAGGCCGCGCACCAGCTCGGCGTGGTCGGCGTCGGTGAGGAGACCCGCGCGGTGCAGCGCACCGGCGTGGGCCCGCGACCCGGCGAGGTCGTAGGGGGTCAGGCGCCAGTCGAAGTGCGTCGACCGCGACAACGCCTCGAGCTCCGGGCTCGGGCCGCCGGCGAACCGGCCGCCCCAGAGCTTGCCCGTGTTGGTCGCCTCGTCCTTCGGCCCCTCGGACCGCTGCTCCGCCATCGTCAGTCCGTCCCGAACTCCATGGCGGCGGCGTCCAGCGCCTCGCCCTCGGCGCCCTCGACCGACGGGTTGTCGGCGATGCGCTCCGCCCCGCCCGTCTCGATCTCGCCGAAGAGCGTGCCGTTCTCGACGAGCACCTGGCCCTGGTCGAGGGGCTGCGCCGCGTAGGCCTCGAGCTTCCAGCGCGAGTCCGCGATGTCGAGGTTGCGCATCGTCAGCTGGCCGATGCGGTCGTGGGGACCGAACGCGGCGTTCTCCGTGCGCTCCATCGACAGCTTGTCCGGGTGGTAGGAGAACGCGGGGCCGTCGGTGCGGAGGATCGAGTAGTCCTCGCCGCGGCGCAGGCGGAGGGTGACCTCGCCGGTGACGAGCGAGGCGATCCAGCGCTGGATGGACTCCCGCACCATGAGCGCCTGCGGGTCGAGCCAGCGGCCCTCGTAGAGCAGCCGGCCGAGCTTGCGGCCCTCGTTGTGGTACTGCGCGACCGTGTCCTCGTTGTGGATCGCGTTGAGCAGGCGCTCGTAGGCGATCCACAGCAGCGCCAGCGCCGGGGCCTCGTAGATGCCCCGGGACTTCGCCTCGATGATGCGGTTCTCGATCTGGTCGGACATGCCGAGGCCGTGGCGACCACCGATGAGGTTCGCCTCGTGGACGAGGGCGACGGCGTCGTCGTACCGCCGTCCGTTGATCGCGACCGGACGGCCGCCCTCGAAGGCGATGGTGACGTCCTCCGTGGCGATGTCGACGGCGGGGTCCCAGAACCGGACGCCCATGATCGGCTCCACGGTCTCGAGCGAGACGTCGAGGTGCTCGAGCGTCTTCGCCTCGTGGGTGGCGCCCCAGATGTTGGCGTCGGTGGAGTACGCCTTCTCCTTGCTGTCGCGGTAGGGCAGGTCGCGCTCGGACAGCCACTGGCTCATCTCCGCGCGGCCGCCGAGCTCGGTGACGAACTCCGCGTCGAGCCAGGGCTTGTAGATCCGCAGCTCCGGGTTGGCCAGCAGGCCGTAGCGGTAGAACCGCTCGATGTCGTTGCCCTTGAAGGTCGACCCGTCACCCCAGATGTCCACGCCGTCCTCGTGCATGGCCCGCACGAGCTGCGTGCCCGTGACGGCTCGGCCGAGCGGCGTCGTGTTGAAGTAGGTGCGGCCCGCGGAGCGGATGTGGAACGCGCCGCACGCGAGTGCCGCGAGCCCCTCCTCCACCAGCTGGGTCTTGCAGTCGACGAGGCGGGACAGCTCCGCGCCGTACGCCAGTGCGCGTCCCGGCACCCCGTCGATGTCGGGCTCGTCGTACTGCCCGATGTCGGCGGTGTAGGTGCACGGGACCGCGCCCTTCTCGCGCATCCAGGCGACGGCCACCGAGGTGTCCAGGCCGCCGGAGAAGGCGATGCCGACGCGCTCGCCGGCGGGAAGGGTGGTCAGGACCTTGCTCACGTGTGTTGTCTTCCTTCGTCGTGGGTCGTCGCAGCTGAGTCTGGGGTACGGCGCGGGCCGGCGGCCGCCGGGGGTCAGCCCCCGGTGTGACCGTCGGCCAGCGCCGTGAATCGTCGGGCGAGGTCGTCGCCCCGGGCGGGGTCGCGCCCGATCACGAGCACGGTGTCGTCGCCCGCGATGGTGCCGAGCACGTCGGCGGGGTCGGCCTTGTCGATCGCGTTCGCGAGGTACTGCGCCGCACCGGGCGGCGTGCGCAGCACCACGAGGTTGCCGGCCGCCTCGGAGCTGACGAGCAGCTCGGCGCACAGCTTGGAGAGCCGGGCGCTCGCCGACACCGACTCCCGCAGGTGGGTCGGGGTGCGGTCGCCCCCCTCGGCGGGCACCGCGTAGACCATCGCCCCCGACAGCGCCCGCACCTTGACGGCGTCGATCTCGACGAGGTCGCGGCTGAGCGTCGCCTGGGTGACGTGGACGCCGCGCGCCGCGAGCAGCTCGGCGAGCTCGGTCTGCGACCGCACCTCGTGCTGCTCGAGCAGCTCGGTGATACGGCGCTGGCGGGCGTTCTTCGTCAGCGGTGTCATCGCGGTCTCGCTCATCGTTCCCTCCTCTCCGTCGTGCTGGTGCTGGTGCTGGTGCTCGGTGCTCGGGTCTGGTGCCGGGGTGCGGGTCTCAGACGGCGGCGTCCGGCTCGAGGACGCCGGAGCGCTGCATGAGGAACGCGAGCAGGGCCTTCTGGACGTGGCGGCGGTTCTCCGCCTCGTCCCAGACCAGCGAGCGCGGACCCTCGAGGACCTCGGCGCTGATCTCCTTGCCCCGGTAGGCCGGCAGGCAGTGCAGGACGACCGCGTCGGGCTTCGCGTGGGTCAGCAGCTCCTCGGTGACGGCGAACCGTCCGAAGATCTCCAGCCGCTCCGCGGCCTCGCTCTCCTTGCCCATCGACACCCAGGTGTCGGTGACGACGACGTCGGCGTCGCGCACCGCGTCCTCCGGGTCGGGGAGGGTGCGGATGCGGCCCTCCCACGGCGCGGCGTCGACGAGCTCCCGGACCTCGGCCGCCGGCCAGAACTCCTCGGGAGCCCCGAAGACGACGTCCATCCCCGCCATGGCGCCCGCGATGGCCCACGAGTTGCCCATGTTGCAGGCGGCGTCGCCGAGGAACGCGACGGTCAGGCCCGCGAGCCGCCCCTTCGCCTCCTGGATGGTCAGCAGGTCCGCGAGCAGCTGGCAGGGGTGGAAGTCGTCGGTCAGGGCGTTGACGACGGGCACACCGCTCCACTGCGCCATCTCGGCGAGCTTCGCCTGCTCGTAGGTGCGCCACACGATCGCGCTGGCCTGGCGGCCGAGCACCCGCGCGACGTCGGCGACCGACTCGCGCTCGCCGATGGCGGCGAGCTTGCCGTCGATCGCGAGGGGGTGGCCACCGAGCTCGGCGATGCCCGCGGCGAACGACGCCTGCGTGCGCAGCGTCTGCTTGTCGAAGATCATCGCGACGGTGCGGGGACCGACGAGCGGCTT
This Nocardioides alkalitolerans DNA region includes the following protein-coding sequences:
- the argH gene encoding argininosuccinate lyase, with amino-acid sequence MAEQRSEGPKDEATNTGKLWGGRFAGGPSPELEALSRSTHFDWRLTPYDLAGSRAHAGALHRAGLLTDADHAELVRGLDVLGERYAAGDLRPDPSDEDVHGALERLLLEEVGPDVGGRLRAGRSRNDQIATLFKMFLRDHARVVAGQVLDLVDAIAGQAEQHLGAIMPGRTHLQHAQPVLLSHHLLAHAWALLRDVDRLADWDARVAADSPYGSGALAGSSLGLDPAGVAAELGFTGSTANSIDGTAARDFVAELAFVGAMVGVDVSRLAEEVILWSTAEFRFVRLHDSWSTGSSIMPQKKNPDIAELARGKAGRLIGDLAGLLATLKALPLAYNRDLQEDKEPVFDTVDTLEVLLPAFTGMVATLGFDTERMAELAPQGFSLATDVAEWLVREGVPFRVAHEVAGECVRRCEAAGIDLPDLSDADLADIHPALHAGVREVLTIDGSVASRDGIGGTAPVRVTEQLGQVRDRATHLRERLA
- a CDS encoding DNA-3-methyladenine glycosylase; protein product: MSDLFDRLTGPVEQVAPSLLGCVLVTPEVRIRITEVEAYDGEHDPASHAWRGKTARNAAMFGPAGHAYVYFTYGMHHCLNVVTGVEGVASGTLVRAGEVVGGVETARVRRGGAPDRDLARGPARLCQALAVDRSFDGTPLFEEGSRIRLEEGDTPDPEMILSGPRVGVSREAERPWRFWIAGDPTVSVYRPAAPRRRTTR
- the argG gene encoding argininosuccinate synthase produces the protein MSKVLTTLPAGERVGIAFSGGLDTSVAVAWMREKGAVPCTYTADIGQYDEPDIDGVPGRALAYGAELSRLVDCKTQLVEEGLAALACGAFHIRSAGRTYFNTTPLGRAVTGTQLVRAMHEDGVDIWGDGSTFKGNDIERFYRYGLLANPELRIYKPWLDAEFVTELGGRAEMSQWLSERDLPYRDSKEKAYSTDANIWGATHEAKTLEHLDVSLETVEPIMGVRFWDPAVDIATEDVTIAFEGGRPVAINGRRYDDAVALVHEANLIGGRHGLGMSDQIENRIIEAKSRGIYEAPALALLWIAYERLLNAIHNEDTVAQYHNEGRKLGRLLYEGRWLDPQALMVRESIQRWIASLVTGEVTLRLRRGEDYSILRTDGPAFSYHPDKLSMERTENAAFGPHDRIGQLTMRNLDIADSRWKLEAYAAQPLDQGQVLVENGTLFGEIETGGAERIADNPSVEGAEGEALDAAAMEFGTD
- a CDS encoding arginine repressor; translated protein: MSETAMTPLTKNARQRRITELLEQHEVRSQTELAELLAARGVHVTQATLSRDLVEIDAVKVRALSGAMVYAVPAEGGDRTPTHLRESVSASARLSKLCAELLVSSEAAGNLVVLRTPPGAAQYLANAIDKADPADVLGTIAGDDTVLVIGRDPARGDDLARRFTALADGHTGG
- the argF gene encoding ornithine carbamoyltransferase, with amino-acid sequence MSADGTVTVRHLLRDDDLTPAEQAEVLALAAAYKKAPYEAKPLVGPRTVAMIFDKQTLRTQASFAAGIAELGGHPLAIDGKLAAIGERESVADVARVLGRQASAIVWRTYEQAKLAEMAQWSGVPVVNALTDDFHPCQLLADLLTIQEAKGRLAGLTVAFLGDAACNMGNSWAIAGAMAGMDVVFGAPEEFWPAAEVRELVDAAPWEGRIRTLPDPEDAVRDADVVVTDTWVSMGKESEAAERLEIFGRFAVTEELLTHAKPDAVVLHCLPAYRGKEISAEVLEGPRSLVWDEAENRRHVQKALLAFLMQRSGVLEPDAAV